A DNA window from Malus domestica chromosome 12, GDT2T_hap1 contains the following coding sequences:
- the LOC103450671 gene encoding protein trichome birefringence-like 3 has protein sequence MSFPPSTASGAMKAFRGKLHFPIIMVCAIAFISLLYTERISIILSSNPFFKVKSCSKTNATSKNKNRNATLDKLRDTILDDRFEFDPEECSIENGKWVFNRSIKPLYSDRSCPYLDRQVSCVKNGRPDSGYRYWQWQIQDCTLPRFNPEVVLKKLSGKRLLFVGDSLQRGQWQSLVCMVESIIPEDQKSMRRGHSHTVFRAKEYNASIEFYWAPFLVDSNSDEHIIGNPKERILKVDSVAKHAKYWTGVDILVFNTYVWWMSGYTIKSYWGSFPNGEEGYEELEAPAAYRIALKTWANWVDTNVNPNKTRVFFTTMSPTHMRSADWENPDGMRCFNETKPYMKKGFWGTGSDKKIMRVVSEVINKMKCPVSVLNVTQMSNYRVDAHTKVYTETGGNVLTDEQKADVLHNSDCIHWCLPGVPDTWNEIFVAHL, from the exons ATGAGCTTCCCTCCATCTACTGCATCTGGCGCAATGAAAGCGTTTCGCGGAAAGCTACATTTTCCTATTATCATGGTCTGCGCTATCGCCTTCATCAGTCTCCTCTACACCGAACGGATTAGCATCATTCTTTCCTCCAACCCTTTTTTCAAAGTTAAATCATGTTCCAAAACCAATGCCACTTCGAAAAATA AAAATAGAAATGCTACACTGGATAAGTTGAGGGATACCATATTAGATGATAGGTTTGAGTTCGACCCTGAGGAGTGCAGTATTGAGAACGGAAAGTGGGTGTTCAACCGTTCGATCAAGCCTCTTTACTCTGATAGAAGTTGCCCGTATCTTGATAGGCAAGTTTCATGTGTCAAGAATGGACGTCCGGATTCTGGCTATCGCTACTGGCAATGGCAGATCCAAGATTGCACATTGCCAAG ATTTAATCCAGAAGTTGTTCTTAAGAAACTTAGCGGAAAGAGGCTACTTTTTGTTGGGGATTCTTTGCAAAGAGGTCAATGGCAATCTCTAGTCTGTATGGTTGAATCCATCATACCAGAGGACCAAAAGTCCATGCGACGCGGGCACTCTCACACAGTCTTCAGAGCCAAG GAGTATAATGCAAGTATTGAATTCTACTGGGCTCCATTTCTCGTTGATTCCAATTCTGATGAACATATAATCGGAAATCCAAAGGAAAGAATACTAAAAGTGGATTCAGTTGCCAAGCATGCCAAATACTGGACAGGAGTTGACATCCTTGTGTTCAACACTTACGTTTGGTGGATGAGCGGCTACACGATCAAATCATA CTGGGGCTCATTTCCAAACGGAGAAGAAGGGTACGAAGAATTGGAAGCACCTGCTGCCTACAGAATAGCATTGAAGACATGGGCTAACTGGGTCGACACAAATGTGAATCCGAACAAGACCCGTGTTTTTTTCACTACTATGTCCCCTACACACATGAG AAGTGCAGACTGGGAAAATCCAGATGGGATGCGATGCTTCAACGAAACAAAGCCATACATGAAAAAGGGATTCTGGGGAACTGGTTCGGACAAGAAGATCATGCGCGTGGTGTCCGAAGtaataaacaaaatgaaatgtcCGGTTTCAGTACTCAATGTAACGCAGATGTCAAATTACAGAGTTGATGCTCACACAAAAGTGTACACCGAAACCGGAGGCAATGTACTAACTGATGAGCAAAAGGCTGATGTGCTGCACAATTCAGATTGCATACATTGGTGCCTTCCTGGAGTTCCAGACACATGGAATGAAATTTTTGTGGCACATTTGTAG
- the LOC103430422 gene encoding uncharacterized protein produces MAGGGNFMNRVVSYLVNELLVDSLANSRAFQRFAVKTSKRIEDIQNIAAKKKEQLAEQMKDFSKNMEDSFKDGR; encoded by the exons ATGGCGGGCGGTGGGAACTTCATGAACAGAGTCGTGTCGTACCTCGTCAATGAGCTTCTGGTCGATAGCCTCGCCAACAG CCGTGCATTCCAAAGGTTTGCTGTGAAAACATCGAAGAGGATTGAAGATATTCAAAATATTG CTGCAAAGAAGAAGGAACAACTTGCTGAGCAGATGAAGGATTTCTCGAAGAACATGGAAGAT TCTTTCAAAGATGGTCGATGA